From a single Drosophila sulfurigaster albostrigata strain 15112-1811.04 chromosome 3, ASM2355843v2, whole genome shotgun sequence genomic region:
- the LOC133839820 gene encoding protein Daple isoform X1 produces the protein MAGTATATPMEIDEFINGALVSWLESCLPRAELLAGYTSLLDGIIIHSVWLQIDPEPQNNPSELLTDLSGNSLSVARAKNFECIVRNLKALFEDELGQTILVLPDAYMLGYYPESKHGLEQMKTLLTLLLGAAVQCPNKQLFIARIKELDLETQHAIVALIKQVTDSHSLVLTEDSLERLTPENMYGHIMRLTKERDHMYLKWIETVCVEPELNASDGAECGQGVSVPRSPSSGTATSTPSSSSNSESNHLAVECADLRSKNRKLRQELEEKSENLLELREELDDKKLRFDKLRQESQDWFTEAKRAAAYRDEVDILRERAERADRLEIEVQKYREKLGDSDFYKSRVEELREDNRVLLESKEMLEEQLQRSRKRSEHVITLETEIIKYKQKLNDMALERDVDRTKLEELLEENAQLQLVAKNLNSTQEIDKSFSDNDDECNSGDNSLSEQLTNNAQTRALKLELENRRLTATLEQLKESSFHESTSKMLELEKEKKKLSLKIEQMQENIQRLTQQNVELESVFKNALEENKKLQDAVDNRQKSYDRQSLERDADRQKLSDAEQHVETLNKEKQRIQTLNDSIQRRADDLERLTESKTKELEQYVEKTQLFEQTKQRLYEIEAKVNTYERENASLLKEVTKLKESSEEKSVQLDESINRLDTQAKELLRMTKAQDEAEVMQQKLLDLEKQNQELSSQRNIDQEMISTLRNDLVNGTLVTKKVRHNLEKLGLDVNEVDGEPNELNVEHVVEKLVRNPETFKTVREIMLNVNREQQQERSEAGVKSDMCVLCHRQEIFTVEKNIELSAAVPSAQELRFEHMVRLSPARESAEMLRLQESNTQLQTENARLSVDVAALGSQITSLNTQHVALQLANSQLAAEKDTLLKDIDALQQEHKHALQDQVTLQCLHDQLSAEYESLNKDKEQLKAAVRDLRQETRDARETIQEQEQRIEDLTTQTSTMKTCHEDLAILRTEHSKLTDDFRNLFATSDRFKNEYKNIQEQYKMIRMEHSSLKLQNTELTGELNAKQDQVRLLQIEYSKVQQRCEMLIQNNADLDSERKALMDNVSQLLSQYQELLAISLEDKKHFHEEEKNYTERVHSLKRQKEKLEEKIMEHYKKSETTVQKKKPFASSLVRRVKKASSELMNKVPSRNRRSWVDDARTSSQFVIGSESGGNESDNSNEEPLSIASDTHLLQRNMPLRQSLQRDLLDSSIQRGGTVRSSLQAQKRTDLSNSRRNSVHGSLEAPDVTGSSLTLGTAGSRRTVYLIDEHQKLTEAGSNSNATPQQLQQPQATSTPTPSNSGNTANAAAEPQTPQKNESPATFLMYNRINTTIGGAASNNNDQNPLLQASGSGGSVAGSANQDDKALRKRNEDKSNSIWYEYGCV, from the exons atggctGGCACGGCAACCGCAACACCAATGGAAATTGACGAATTCATAAATGGAGCGCTCGTTTCTTGG TTGGAATCATGCCTTCCACGTGCCGAACTTCTGGCCGGCTACACTTCGCTGCTGGATGGCATCATAATACACAGCGTTTGGCTCCAGATCGATCCGGAGCCCCAGAACAATCCCAGCGAACTGCTGACCGATCTCAGTGGGAATTCTCTGAGCGTGGCACGAGCCAAAAACTTTGAGTGCATCGTGCGCAACTTAAAGGCGCTATTCGAGGACGAGCTGGGCCAGACTATTTTGGTGCTGCCCGATGCCTACATGTTGGGCTACTATCCGGAGAGTAAACATGGTCTGGAACAGATGAAAACATTGCTGACGCTGTTGCTGGGTGCAGCGGTGCAGTGTCCTAACAAACAGCTGTTTATTGCACGCATCAAGGAGCTGGATCTGGAGACGCAACATGCGATTGTGGCGCTTATCAAACAGGTCACCGATAGCCACAGTCTGGTGCTCACCGAGGACTCACTGGAACGTCTCACCCCCGAGAATATGTATGGTCACATTATGCGCTTAACCAAGGAACGAGATCACATGTACTTGAAGTGGATTGAAACCGTGTGCGTTGAACCCGAGCTGAATGCAAGCGATGGTGCTGAATGTGGTCAGGGCGTCAGTGTCCCACGTTCACCCTCCAGCGGCACAGCAACTTCGACACCATCCTCATCCTCCAATTCAGAGAGTAATCACTTGGCCGTCGAGTGTGCTGACTTAAGATCAAAGAACCGCAAATTACGTCAGGAGCT TGAGGagaaatcggaaaatttgctgGAGTTGCGTGAGGAGTTGGACGACAAGAAGCTGCGCTTTGATAAGCTGCGTCAAGAA AGCCAGGATTGGTTTACGGAGGCAAAGCGTGCGGCAGCCTATCGAGATGAGGTGGACATATTGCGGGAGCGTGCTGAACGTGCCGATCGTCTGGAGATTGAGGTGCAAAAGTATCGCGAGAAACTAGGCGATTCTGACTTTTACAAATCGCGTGTTGAAGAGTTGCGCGAGGATAATCGCGTGCTTCTTGAATCCAA AGAAATGCTAGAAGAACAACTACAGCGATCCCGCAAACGTTCGGAGCACGTTATCACCTTGGAGACGGAGATCATCAAGTACAAGCAAAAGTTAAATGATATGGCACTGGAGCGAGATGTGGACCGTACGAAGCTAGAGGAGTTGCTGGAGGAAAAcgctcagctgcagctggtTGCCAAAAATCTGAACTCAACGCAGGAAATTGACAAATCCTTTTCGGACAATGACGACGAATGCAATTCGGGTGACAACAGTTTGTCCGAGCAGCTCACCAACAACGCACAAACTCGTGCACTAAAACTAGAGCTGGAAAATCGTCGCCTAACTGCTACTCTGGAACAATTGAAGGAGAGCAGTTTCCATGAATCGACCAGTAAAATGCTCGAGCtggaaaaggaaaagaagaaattgTCATTGAAGATCGAGCAAATGCAGGAGAATATACAAAGATTGACACAGCAAAATGTGGAGCTAGAGAGCGTGTTCAAGAACGCATTAGAGGAGAATAAGAAACTGCAGGATGCTGTCGATAATCGACAGAAAAGCTATGATCGCCAGAGCCTCGAACGTGATGCCGATCGTCAGAAACTCTCGGATGCCGAGCAACATGTGGAGACCCTTAATAAGGAGAAACAACGCATTCAAACCCTTAACGACAGCATTCAACGGCGTGCCGATGACTTGGAGCGCCTTACGGAAAGCAAGACCAAGGAGCTGGAACAGTACGTGGAGAAGACGCAACTGTTTGAGCAAACTAAGCAACGGCTCTACGAGATTGAGGCTAAAGTGAACACCTACGAGCGTGAGAATGCCAGTCTGCTGAAGGAGGTGACAAAGCTAAAGGAGAGCAGCGAGGAAAAGTCGGTGCAGCTAGATGAATCCATTAATCGATTAGATACACAAGCCAAGGAATTATTGCGCATGACAAAGGCGCAAGATGAAGCGGAAGTCATGCAACAAAAGCTTTTGGATCTGGAGAAACAGAACCAAGAGTTAAGCTCACAACGCAACATTGATCAGGAAATGATTAGCACGTTGCGCAACGATCTGGTTAATGGCACGCTAGTCACGAAGAAGGTACGCCATAATCTCGAGAAGCTGGGACTCGATGTCAATGAGGTCGATGGTGAACCCAACGAGCTGAATGTCGAGCATGTGGTAGAGAAATTGGTGCGCAATCCTGAAACCTTCAAAACGGTGCGTGAGATAATGTTGAATGTGAATCGTGAGCAGCAACAGGAAAGGTCGGAGGCGGGCGTCAAGTCGGacatgtgtgtgctgtgtcATCGCCAGGAGATATTTACAGTAGAAAAGAACATTGAGTTGTCAGCTGCTGTGCCCTCAGCGCAAGAACTACGATTTGAGCACATGGTGCGACTAAGTCCAGCACGCGAATCGGCGGAAATGTTGCGACTTCAAGAGAGTAACACTCAGCTGCAAACGGAGAATGCACGACTTAGCGTGGATGTGGCTGCGTTAGGTTCGCAAATAACATCGCTGAATACGCAGCATGTGGCATTGCAGCTGGCGAATTCGCAGCTGGCCGCTGAGAAGGATACACTGTTGAAGGACATTGATGCGTTGCAGCAGGAGCACAAACATGCTCTGCAGGATCAGGTGACTCTGCAGTGTCTGCATGATCAACTGTCAGCGGAGTATGAATCTCTCAACAAGGACAAAGAGCAGTTGAAGGCAGCAGTGCGCGATTTGCGGCAAGAAACACGCGATGCACGCGAAACTATtcaggagcaggagcaacGCATCGAGGACTTGACCACACAGACGAGTACTATGAAAACCTGTCACGAAGATCTCGCAATTCTACGCACTGAGCACTCTAAATTGACCGATGATTTCCGTAATTTGTTCGCCACTAGTGATCGCTTTAAGAACGAGTACAAGAACATTCAGGAACAGTACAAGATGATTCGCATGGAGCATAGCAGTCTTAAATTACAGAACACAGAACTTACTGGTGAGCTGAATGCCAAACAAGATCAGGTCCGTCTATTGCAGATCGAGTACTCCAAGGTACAGCAACGTTGTGAG ATGCTGATACAGAACAATGCTGACTTGGATTCGGAGCGTAAGGCATTGATGGATAATGTGTCGCAACTGCTGTCGCAGTATCAAGAACTGTTGGCCATTTCTCTAGAGGACAAAAAGCATTTCCACGAAGAGGAAAAGAACTACACGGAACGTGTGCACAGCCTAAAGCGTCAGAAGGAAAAGCTTGAAGAGAAAATCATGGAACATTACAAAAAATCAGAGACCACCGttcaaaaaaa AAAACCATTTGCCAGCAGCCTGGTGCGACGTGTGAAGAAGGCCAGCTCCGAATTGATGAACAAGGTGCCCAGTCGG AATCGTCGGTCTTGGGTGGATGATGCTCGGACAAGTTCACAGTTTGTGATTGGGTCTGAATCGGGTGGCAACGAAtccgacaacagcaacgaggaACCGCTCTCTATTGCTTCAGATACTCATTTGCTCCAACGTAATATGCCTTTGCGTCAGAGCCTGCAACG cGATTTACTGGATAGTTCGATTCAACGCGGCGGTACTGTGCGAAGTAGCCTGCAGGCACAGAAACGTACGGATTTGAGTAACTCACGTAGAAATAGCGTGCACGG CAGTCTGGAAGCGCCTGATGTAACTGGCAGCAGTTTGACACTCGGTACAGCGGGTTCACGTCGCACTGTTTACCTAATTGACGAGCATCAAAAGTTGACCGAAGCTGGCTCTAATAGCAACGCAACTccgcagcaattgcaacaaccTCAGGCCACctcaacgccaacgccaagtAATAGTGGAAATACTGCCAACGCAGCCGCCGAGCCACAGACGCCACAGAAGAACGAGAGTCCGGCTACATTTCTGATGTACAATAGGATTAATACAACGATCGGTGGTGCCGcatccaacaacaacgatcaGAATCCGCTGCTGCAGGCCAGTGGCAGTGGCGGCAGCGTCGCTGGCTCCGCGAACCAGGACGATAAAGCGTTGCGCAAGCGTAATGAAGATAAAAGCAATAGCATTTGGTATGAATATGGCTGCGTCTAA
- the LOC133839820 gene encoding protein Daple isoform X3 — protein MAGTATATPMEIDEFINGALVSWLESCLPRAELLAGYTSLLDGIIIHSVWLQIDPEPQNNPSELLTDLSGNSLSVARAKNFECIVRNLKALFEDELGQTILVLPDAYMLGYYPESKHGLEQMKTLLTLLLGAAVQCPNKQLFIARIKELDLETQHAIVALIKQVTDSHSLVLTEDSLERLTPENMYGHIMRLTKERDHMYLKWIETVCVEPELNASDGAECGQGVSVPRSPSSGTATSTPSSSSNSESNHLAVECADLRSKNRKLRQELEEKSENLLELREELDDKKLRFDKLRQESQDWFTEAKRAAAYRDEVDILRERAERADRLEIEVQKYREKLGDSDFYKSRVEELREDNRVLLESKEMLEEQLQRSRKRSEHVITLETEIIKYKQKLNDMALERDVDRTKLEELLEENAQLQLVAKNLNSTQEIDKSFSDNDDECNSGDNSLSEQLTNNAQTRALKLELENRRLTATLEQLKESSFHESTSKMLELEKEKKKLSLKIEQMQENIQRLTQQNVELESVFKNALEENKKLQDAVDNRQKSYDRQSLERDADRQKLSDAEQHVETLNKEKQRIQTLNDSIQRRADDLERLTESKTKELEQYVEKTQLFEQTKQRLYEIEAKVNTYERENASLLKEVTKLKESSEEKSVQLDESINRLDTQAKELLRMTKAQDEAEVMQQKLLDLEKQNQELSSQRNIDQEMISTLRNDLVNGTLVTKKVRHNLEKLGLDVNEVDGEPNELNVEHVVEKLVRNPETFKTVREIMLNVNREQQQERSEAGVKSDMCVLCHRQEIFTVEKNIELSAAVPSAQELRFEHMVRLSPARESAEMLRLQESNTQLQTENARLSVDVAALGSQITSLNTQHVALQLANSQLAAEKDTLLKDIDALQQEHKHALQDQVTLQCLHDQLSAEYESLNKDKEQLKAAVRDLRQETRDARETIQEQEQRIEDLTTQTSTMKTCHEDLAILRTEHSKLTDDFRNLFATSDRFKNEYKNIQEQYKMIRMEHSSLKLQNTELTGELNAKQDQVRLLQIEYSKVQQRCEMLIQNNADLDSERKALMDNVSQLLSQYQELLAISLEDKKHFHEEEKNYTERVHSLKRQKEKLEEKIMEHYKKSETTVQKKKPFASSLVRRVKKASSELMNKVPSRNRRSWVDDARTSSQFVIGSESGGNESDNSNEEPLSIASDTHLLQRNMPLRQSLQRDLLDSSIQRGGTVRSSLQAQKRTDLSNSRRNSVHGSLEAPDVTGSSLTLGTAGSRRTVYLIDEHQKLTEAGSNSNATPQQLQQPQATSTPTPSNSGNTANAAAEPQTPQKNESPATFLMYNRINTTIGGAASNNNDQNPLLQASGSGGSVAGSANQDDKALRKRNEDKSNSICILF, from the exons atggctGGCACGGCAACCGCAACACCAATGGAAATTGACGAATTCATAAATGGAGCGCTCGTTTCTTGG TTGGAATCATGCCTTCCACGTGCCGAACTTCTGGCCGGCTACACTTCGCTGCTGGATGGCATCATAATACACAGCGTTTGGCTCCAGATCGATCCGGAGCCCCAGAACAATCCCAGCGAACTGCTGACCGATCTCAGTGGGAATTCTCTGAGCGTGGCACGAGCCAAAAACTTTGAGTGCATCGTGCGCAACTTAAAGGCGCTATTCGAGGACGAGCTGGGCCAGACTATTTTGGTGCTGCCCGATGCCTACATGTTGGGCTACTATCCGGAGAGTAAACATGGTCTGGAACAGATGAAAACATTGCTGACGCTGTTGCTGGGTGCAGCGGTGCAGTGTCCTAACAAACAGCTGTTTATTGCACGCATCAAGGAGCTGGATCTGGAGACGCAACATGCGATTGTGGCGCTTATCAAACAGGTCACCGATAGCCACAGTCTGGTGCTCACCGAGGACTCACTGGAACGTCTCACCCCCGAGAATATGTATGGTCACATTATGCGCTTAACCAAGGAACGAGATCACATGTACTTGAAGTGGATTGAAACCGTGTGCGTTGAACCCGAGCTGAATGCAAGCGATGGTGCTGAATGTGGTCAGGGCGTCAGTGTCCCACGTTCACCCTCCAGCGGCACAGCAACTTCGACACCATCCTCATCCTCCAATTCAGAGAGTAATCACTTGGCCGTCGAGTGTGCTGACTTAAGATCAAAGAACCGCAAATTACGTCAGGAGCT TGAGGagaaatcggaaaatttgctgGAGTTGCGTGAGGAGTTGGACGACAAGAAGCTGCGCTTTGATAAGCTGCGTCAAGAA AGCCAGGATTGGTTTACGGAGGCAAAGCGTGCGGCAGCCTATCGAGATGAGGTGGACATATTGCGGGAGCGTGCTGAACGTGCCGATCGTCTGGAGATTGAGGTGCAAAAGTATCGCGAGAAACTAGGCGATTCTGACTTTTACAAATCGCGTGTTGAAGAGTTGCGCGAGGATAATCGCGTGCTTCTTGAATCCAA AGAAATGCTAGAAGAACAACTACAGCGATCCCGCAAACGTTCGGAGCACGTTATCACCTTGGAGACGGAGATCATCAAGTACAAGCAAAAGTTAAATGATATGGCACTGGAGCGAGATGTGGACCGTACGAAGCTAGAGGAGTTGCTGGAGGAAAAcgctcagctgcagctggtTGCCAAAAATCTGAACTCAACGCAGGAAATTGACAAATCCTTTTCGGACAATGACGACGAATGCAATTCGGGTGACAACAGTTTGTCCGAGCAGCTCACCAACAACGCACAAACTCGTGCACTAAAACTAGAGCTGGAAAATCGTCGCCTAACTGCTACTCTGGAACAATTGAAGGAGAGCAGTTTCCATGAATCGACCAGTAAAATGCTCGAGCtggaaaaggaaaagaagaaattgTCATTGAAGATCGAGCAAATGCAGGAGAATATACAAAGATTGACACAGCAAAATGTGGAGCTAGAGAGCGTGTTCAAGAACGCATTAGAGGAGAATAAGAAACTGCAGGATGCTGTCGATAATCGACAGAAAAGCTATGATCGCCAGAGCCTCGAACGTGATGCCGATCGTCAGAAACTCTCGGATGCCGAGCAACATGTGGAGACCCTTAATAAGGAGAAACAACGCATTCAAACCCTTAACGACAGCATTCAACGGCGTGCCGATGACTTGGAGCGCCTTACGGAAAGCAAGACCAAGGAGCTGGAACAGTACGTGGAGAAGACGCAACTGTTTGAGCAAACTAAGCAACGGCTCTACGAGATTGAGGCTAAAGTGAACACCTACGAGCGTGAGAATGCCAGTCTGCTGAAGGAGGTGACAAAGCTAAAGGAGAGCAGCGAGGAAAAGTCGGTGCAGCTAGATGAATCCATTAATCGATTAGATACACAAGCCAAGGAATTATTGCGCATGACAAAGGCGCAAGATGAAGCGGAAGTCATGCAACAAAAGCTTTTGGATCTGGAGAAACAGAACCAAGAGTTAAGCTCACAACGCAACATTGATCAGGAAATGATTAGCACGTTGCGCAACGATCTGGTTAATGGCACGCTAGTCACGAAGAAGGTACGCCATAATCTCGAGAAGCTGGGACTCGATGTCAATGAGGTCGATGGTGAACCCAACGAGCTGAATGTCGAGCATGTGGTAGAGAAATTGGTGCGCAATCCTGAAACCTTCAAAACGGTGCGTGAGATAATGTTGAATGTGAATCGTGAGCAGCAACAGGAAAGGTCGGAGGCGGGCGTCAAGTCGGacatgtgtgtgctgtgtcATCGCCAGGAGATATTTACAGTAGAAAAGAACATTGAGTTGTCAGCTGCTGTGCCCTCAGCGCAAGAACTACGATTTGAGCACATGGTGCGACTAAGTCCAGCACGCGAATCGGCGGAAATGTTGCGACTTCAAGAGAGTAACACTCAGCTGCAAACGGAGAATGCACGACTTAGCGTGGATGTGGCTGCGTTAGGTTCGCAAATAACATCGCTGAATACGCAGCATGTGGCATTGCAGCTGGCGAATTCGCAGCTGGCCGCTGAGAAGGATACACTGTTGAAGGACATTGATGCGTTGCAGCAGGAGCACAAACATGCTCTGCAGGATCAGGTGACTCTGCAGTGTCTGCATGATCAACTGTCAGCGGAGTATGAATCTCTCAACAAGGACAAAGAGCAGTTGAAGGCAGCAGTGCGCGATTTGCGGCAAGAAACACGCGATGCACGCGAAACTATtcaggagcaggagcaacGCATCGAGGACTTGACCACACAGACGAGTACTATGAAAACCTGTCACGAAGATCTCGCAATTCTACGCACTGAGCACTCTAAATTGACCGATGATTTCCGTAATTTGTTCGCCACTAGTGATCGCTTTAAGAACGAGTACAAGAACATTCAGGAACAGTACAAGATGATTCGCATGGAGCATAGCAGTCTTAAATTACAGAACACAGAACTTACTGGTGAGCTGAATGCCAAACAAGATCAGGTCCGTCTATTGCAGATCGAGTACTCCAAGGTACAGCAACGTTGTGAG ATGCTGATACAGAACAATGCTGACTTGGATTCGGAGCGTAAGGCATTGATGGATAATGTGTCGCAACTGCTGTCGCAGTATCAAGAACTGTTGGCCATTTCTCTAGAGGACAAAAAGCATTTCCACGAAGAGGAAAAGAACTACACGGAACGTGTGCACAGCCTAAAGCGTCAGAAGGAAAAGCTTGAAGAGAAAATCATGGAACATTACAAAAAATCAGAGACCACCGttcaaaaaaa AAAACCATTTGCCAGCAGCCTGGTGCGACGTGTGAAGAAGGCCAGCTCCGAATTGATGAACAAGGTGCCCAGTCGG AATCGTCGGTCTTGGGTGGATGATGCTCGGACAAGTTCACAGTTTGTGATTGGGTCTGAATCGGGTGGCAACGAAtccgacaacagcaacgaggaACCGCTCTCTATTGCTTCAGATACTCATTTGCTCCAACGTAATATGCCTTTGCGTCAGAGCCTGCAACG cGATTTACTGGATAGTTCGATTCAACGCGGCGGTACTGTGCGAAGTAGCCTGCAGGCACAGAAACGTACGGATTTGAGTAACTCACGTAGAAATAGCGTGCACGG CAGTCTGGAAGCGCCTGATGTAACTGGCAGCAGTTTGACACTCGGTACAGCGGGTTCACGTCGCACTGTTTACCTAATTGACGAGCATCAAAAGTTGACCGAAGCTGGCTCTAATAGCAACGCAACTccgcagcaattgcaacaaccTCAGGCCACctcaacgccaacgccaagtAATAGTGGAAATACTGCCAACGCAGCCGCCGAGCCACAGACGCCACAGAAGAACGAGAGTCCGGCTACATTTCTGATGTACAATAGGATTAATACAACGATCGGTGGTGCCGcatccaacaacaacgatcaGAATCCGCTGCTGCAGGCCAGTGGCAGTGGCGGCAGCGTCGCTGGCTCCGCGAACCAGGACGATAAAGCGTTGCGCAAGCGTAATGAAGATAAAAGCAATAGCATTTG cattttattttaa